A single region of the Phycisphaerae bacterium RAS1 genome encodes:
- the yknX gene encoding putative efflux system component YknX — protein sequence MKLTVIIGAVVLLGGLGVLQLGGYFRPSRAEGDEMLFSVRRGRLTVTITENGSLMAKNSEKIVFRGRRGGKITMLIEEGKTVAAEEVLCKLDTMDLENQKQQLELDIVKSDADLVSARTELDIQKTDNVANIEKAQIALNKARNELERYRDGEAPKERRNLEVLIKQAETDHSRAKKKYEDSIKLLEKNYINKSQATQDEIEFERAEIKLVGARRDLELFDKYTLPMTLVDKEAAVADAQRGLNSAEKRAASTLGQKQAAVAGAEQRLSSQKKNLKEVSDEIERFTIKCPSPGIVIYGEPNQPWQREDIKLGGQIWGGFTLFTIPDLRVMQVQVQVHEADINKIKDGQKTTVTMDTYPGLVLKGEVTKIATIAGEGGGGWRGGGNEEVKKFTVDIVLDSTEGLTLKPGISAKAEIFVDERDDVLYVPRQCVFIEEGTHYSYVMRGRQPQRVAVKPELSNDTYIQIAEGVAEGDRVLLYNPTIQTGAASGASESSSAAVPAATQATGGAP from the coding sequence ATGAAATTGACGGTGATCATCGGCGCGGTGGTGCTGCTGGGCGGCCTGGGCGTGCTGCAACTGGGCGGGTATTTCCGGCCGTCGCGCGCCGAAGGCGACGAAATGCTCTTTTCCGTGCGGCGCGGCCGGCTGACGGTGACCATCACCGAGAATGGCTCGCTGATGGCGAAGAACTCGGAGAAGATCGTCTTTCGCGGGCGGCGCGGCGGGAAGATCACCATGCTGATCGAGGAGGGCAAGACGGTCGCGGCGGAAGAGGTGCTGTGCAAGCTCGACACGATGGACCTCGAGAACCAGAAGCAGCAGCTCGAGCTGGACATCGTGAAATCCGACGCTGATCTTGTCTCCGCCAGAACCGAGTTGGACATCCAGAAAACGGACAACGTGGCCAACATCGAGAAAGCACAGATCGCGCTGAACAAGGCCAGGAATGAACTGGAACGGTATCGCGACGGCGAGGCGCCTAAGGAACGACGCAACCTGGAAGTGCTCATCAAGCAGGCCGAGACCGATCACAGCCGGGCGAAAAAGAAATACGAAGACTCGATCAAGCTGCTGGAGAAGAACTACATCAACAAGTCGCAGGCCACGCAGGATGAGATCGAGTTTGAGCGGGCCGAGATCAAGCTGGTCGGCGCGCGCCGTGATCTTGAGCTGTTCGACAAGTACACGCTCCCCATGACGCTGGTGGACAAGGAAGCGGCCGTCGCCGACGCGCAGCGCGGGCTGAACAGCGCCGAGAAACGGGCCGCCTCGACGTTGGGACAGAAGCAGGCGGCTGTCGCCGGCGCAGAGCAGCGACTTTCATCGCAGAAGAAGAACCTCAAGGAGGTCAGCGATGAAATTGAACGCTTCACCATCAAGTGTCCGTCGCCGGGCATCGTCATCTACGGCGAGCCGAACCAGCCTTGGCAGCGCGAGGACATCAAGCTCGGCGGCCAGATCTGGGGCGGCTTCACGCTGTTCACGATTCCCGACCTGCGCGTGATGCAGGTGCAGGTGCAGGTGCACGAGGCGGACATCAACAAGATCAAGGACGGGCAGAAGACCACCGTCACCATGGACACGTATCCCGGGCTGGTTCTCAAAGGCGAAGTCACCAAGATCGCCACCATCGCCGGCGAGGGCGGCGGCGGCTGGCGCGGCGGCGGCAACGAGGAGGTGAAGAAGTTCACCGTCGACATCGTGCTCGACTCGACCGAAGGCCTGACGCTCAAGCCGGGCATCAGCGCCAAGGCGGAGATTTTCGTCGATGAGCGCGACGACGTGCTCTATGTCCCCCGGCAGTGCGTCTTCATCGAGGAGGGCACGCATTACAGCTACGTCATGCGCGGCCGCCAGCCGCAGCGTGTCGCGGTCAAACCCGAACTGAGCAACG
- a CDS encoding outer membrane channel protein — translation MAQSPHVMETSRDRASRRRRTRVVTAGRVACAAALLLCPALLPGCASWYESSADRDVYRALDKYGRRTLGGRQQQVKRPQPLATESQPTSDAVASAQGSATQSAPTDADTPRPADAAAASGPPAPQPGVLPLDLATSLRIGFRSGRDFLDQRDALYRSGLDYSLARFNFGPILDSTISYVWRNTEDQPSSDDGNATLSARQILPTGGTLTGTAQASAARVNDIATPLWQQRFAWDSSLQVSLRQPLLRGVGYEASHEELTAAQRGLIYAVRSFELFRQDFAINVAQVYYGLVSQQVRLANDQQNYLDAVYDRQKAEALRQLDRNKDDDVFLARRREIQSEDALLVSKTDYRLALDNFKILLALPTATEIEIAPQEPEFSAVSFDAASAVDVALTNRLDLHTQRDRVDDAARQVRIAANRLLPNLDLAADYRVSSGPDAGDDATPSVGDGSIGMTLNLPLNRQAERNAFRSAQITLAQARRNLEQTEDEIERDILNQLRVLTQIEKRIALQQDQIAYETRAVEVTRLRYESGDAETRDLLDARQGLTNAQNALINLKVQHFVARLRLMRGLGVLFVVEDGLWWPT, via the coding sequence GTGGCCCAATCGCCGCACGTCATGGAGACCAGCCGCGACCGCGCGTCGCGACGACGCCGGACGCGCGTCGTCACGGCCGGCCGCGTCGCATGCGCCGCCGCGCTGCTCCTCTGTCCGGCGCTGCTGCCGGGCTGCGCCTCGTGGTACGAATCCTCCGCCGATCGCGACGTCTATCGCGCCCTCGACAAGTACGGCCGCCGAACGCTCGGCGGGCGGCAGCAGCAGGTCAAGCGGCCACAGCCGTTGGCGACAGAGTCGCAGCCGACCAGCGACGCCGTCGCATCCGCCCAGGGCAGCGCCACCCAATCAGCACCCACCGACGCCGACACGCCCCGGCCCGCCGACGCGGCCGCCGCATCCGGCCCGCCCGCGCCCCAGCCCGGCGTGCTCCCGCTGGACCTGGCGACTTCGCTGCGGATCGGCTTCCGCAGCGGCCGGGATTTTCTGGATCAGCGCGACGCGCTTTATCGCTCCGGCCTCGACTACTCGCTGGCCCGCTTCAATTTCGGCCCGATCCTCGACTCGACCATCTCGTACGTGTGGCGCAACACGGAAGACCAGCCCAGCAGCGACGACGGCAACGCTACGCTCAGCGCGCGACAGATTCTGCCCACGGGCGGCACGCTCACCGGCACGGCCCAGGCGTCGGCGGCGCGCGTCAACGACATCGCCACGCCGCTCTGGCAGCAGCGCTTCGCGTGGGATTCGTCGCTGCAGGTCAGCCTGCGGCAGCCGCTGCTGCGCGGCGTGGGCTACGAGGCCTCGCACGAAGAGCTGACCGCGGCGCAGCGCGGCCTGATCTACGCGGTGCGCTCCTTTGAGCTGTTCCGGCAGGATTTTGCGATCAACGTCGCGCAGGTGTATTACGGGCTGGTGAGTCAGCAGGTGCGGCTGGCGAACGATCAGCAGAACTACCTGGACGCGGTCTATGACCGGCAGAAGGCCGAAGCCCTGAGGCAGCTCGACCGCAACAAGGATGACGACGTGTTCCTGGCGCGGCGGCGCGAGATTCAATCGGAGGACGCCCTGCTGGTTTCCAAGACGGATTACCGCCTGGCGCTGGACAACTTCAAGATTCTGCTGGCGCTGCCGACCGCGACGGAAATCGAGATCGCGCCGCAGGAGCCGGAGTTCTCGGCGGTGAGCTTTGACGCAGCTTCGGCGGTGGACGTGGCGCTGACAAACCGGCTCGATCTGCACACGCAGCGCGACCGCGTGGACGACGCCGCCCGCCAGGTGCGCATCGCGGCCAACCGGCTGCTGCCGAACCTGGACCTGGCGGCGGACTATCGCGTGAGCAGCGGGCCGGACGCGGGCGACGACGCGACGCCCAGCGTGGGCGATGGTTCGATCGGCATGACGCTCAACCTGCCGCTGAACCGGCAGGCGGAGCGCAACGCCTTTCGCTCGGCGCAGATTACGCTGGCCCAGGCGCGGCGCAACCTGGAGCAGACCGAGGACGAGATCGAGCGCGACATCCTGAACCAGCTCCGCGTGCTGACGCAGATCGAGAAGAGAATCGCGCTGCAGCAGGACCAGATCGCGTACGAGACGCGCGCCGTGGAGGTGACGCGGCTGCGTTACGAATCCGGCGACGCCGAGACGCGCGACCTGCTGGATGCGCGGCAGGGGTTGACCAACGCCCAGAACGCGCTGATTAATCTGAAGGTGCAGCATTTCGTGGCCCGGCTGCGGCTGATGCGCGGCCTGGGCGTGCTGTTCGTCGTCGAAGACGGATTGTGGTGGCCGACATGA
- a CDS encoding Ser-Thr-rich glycosyl-phosphatidyl-inositol-anchored membrane family protein, which produces MTNGDFSQGLGGWTTHIVTTSFGGTFPQFGATGHGHCVAASYGDSANINVPSGAVGYIEQTVTLPEGTVTLTFKTWGEDDPTDVTVFIVNAGGSSTLVDSFSPPSLFQCQGFFDCACVSSVPGSRSVDLSSFHGQTVRLQFRATSGGVNGTFALFDDIVIDGDPAQLTATLTASATAVVPGDDVELTLVVRNPGGLTINNLMVPAELTRTGEGTAFKSVSSPPLAPMALAPGAQQTFQYIYVASQAGPVTFSAQATGVANITNDNISSNVAMSAVVNIQLSPLVAVLTATPTELEIKDEMDVVLRLTNSGVGPIKAVTSPVKLIEAGDAQFETLSGPEPALIDELAAGASADVRYRLKAKGAGTVVLTGEATGMQGDQAIRSNAAATENIQVQGLEVRMLEPVQVVYGVDLVAGKPTLVRATLVSGFVEKKSIDVLLEVEDPAGAGFSERVTIELDPGDNAVLLPRTGHFALGGPGKITVTLDPENTATQEQESKKREESPAVHVIAPLGLRLARMTVTNVSTLDIFTGEPVIQTAIAPDLATVLPSAEAAIEFLNAVYPLPAFENAAGLFYPNAVEVSGRHILIPVTSRILNYLSQFGRLNYAEKLIAYTPDLAKYHTGKVIGKSTLWDGLGGDDANTTGEAKRNGKAGMVTPYMIPGNTRTITPGIVAHELGHTFGLPLPQNGSPCGVFTTCEEYARFGEGGRAAGEGVWVRGRDFGLTDEQIKIPASARNFMGVNPLFRDGPKIFTWVAKDDYEHLLSKMRSLFRDPEALLISFEISQAGEVTPQPWYTFWTSDLSESDDEGTHAVRLLDAEGRVLAEHKFSPTFIRETEPAMEDPTVDATAVTMAIKRPSGLAQIEIVAGDEIVFERDVTASAPVVEVIAPEGGETLAAGKSFTLSWKGSDADGDALHYALSFSDDNGATWSPVVVDLDKPEFDWTAPDAPTRFGLIRIFATDGVNTFDITTQPFTITGSGESSGRTGLLASAGPGQQVKVGAKVTLDGRASRDTSDLDAVLTHQWRTVGVPTADRVELSDATAATPTFTAAAEGRYLFELVVSKGGQQSKPSLVTITALAGEVVQPPTRRVAPAKTDTAAGAPDDESPVDLMQPDACGAGACGAGVSAFMPLMFSALLGMKRRPRRQPNRR; this is translated from the coding sequence GTGACCAACGGCGATTTCTCGCAGGGCCTCGGCGGCTGGACAACGCATATCGTGACGACTTCATTCGGCGGGACGTTTCCGCAGTTCGGCGCCACCGGACATGGCCACTGCGTCGCCGCATCGTACGGAGACTCGGCCAACATCAACGTCCCAAGCGGCGCGGTCGGCTATATCGAGCAGACCGTCACGCTGCCGGAAGGAACTGTGACGCTCACGTTCAAAACCTGGGGGGAAGACGATCCCACTGATGTCACCGTGTTTATCGTCAACGCCGGCGGAAGCTCGACCCTGGTCGATTCGTTCAGCCCGCCCTCTCTTTTTCAATGCCAGGGCTTTTTTGACTGCGCCTGCGTCAGCAGCGTTCCCGGAAGCCGCAGCGTCGACCTCTCGTCGTTTCACGGTCAGACGGTGCGGCTGCAATTCCGCGCCACCAGCGGCGGCGTCAACGGTACGTTCGCGCTGTTCGACGACATCGTGATTGACGGCGATCCGGCCCAATTGACGGCGACGCTCACAGCATCGGCGACCGCGGTCGTGCCTGGCGATGACGTGGAGTTGACGCTGGTTGTTCGCAATCCCGGCGGACTGACGATCAACAACCTGATGGTTCCCGCGGAGCTGACCCGCACCGGCGAAGGGACGGCGTTCAAGAGCGTTTCGTCGCCGCCGCTGGCGCCGATGGCGCTGGCGCCCGGCGCTCAGCAGACGTTTCAATACATCTACGTGGCGTCTCAGGCCGGTCCGGTGACGTTCAGTGCGCAGGCCACGGGCGTCGCCAACATCACCAACGACAACATCAGTTCCAACGTGGCGATGAGCGCCGTCGTGAATATCCAGCTTTCGCCGCTGGTCGCCGTGCTGACCGCCACGCCGACCGAGCTTGAAATCAAGGATGAAATGGACGTGGTGCTGCGGTTGACGAACAGCGGCGTGGGCCCGATCAAGGCGGTTACATCGCCGGTTAAGCTGATCGAAGCGGGCGACGCCCAATTCGAGACATTGTCCGGTCCGGAGCCGGCGCTGATCGACGAACTCGCGGCGGGCGCGTCGGCGGACGTTCGCTATCGCCTGAAAGCCAAGGGCGCCGGCACGGTGGTCCTGACCGGCGAAGCGACCGGCATGCAAGGCGATCAGGCCATTCGCTCAAACGCCGCCGCCACCGAGAACATTCAGGTGCAGGGTCTGGAAGTTCGGATGCTGGAGCCGGTGCAGGTTGTCTACGGCGTCGATCTCGTCGCGGGCAAGCCGACGCTGGTTCGCGCCACGCTGGTGAGCGGGTTTGTCGAGAAGAAATCGATCGACGTGTTGCTGGAAGTCGAAGACCCGGCGGGAGCGGGATTCAGCGAGCGAGTCACGATCGAGCTTGATCCGGGTGACAACGCCGTGTTGCTGCCGCGAACCGGCCACTTCGCGCTGGGCGGTCCGGGCAAGATCACCGTCACGCTCGATCCCGAGAACACGGCGACGCAGGAACAGGAGAGCAAGAAGCGCGAGGAAAGCCCCGCGGTCCATGTCATTGCGCCGCTCGGGCTGCGCCTGGCGCGGATGACCGTTACGAACGTCTCTACGCTGGACATTTTCACCGGCGAGCCGGTCATCCAGACCGCCATCGCGCCGGACCTCGCCACCGTTCTGCCCTCGGCCGAGGCGGCGATTGAATTCCTGAACGCGGTCTATCCACTTCCGGCGTTCGAAAACGCGGCCGGCCTGTTCTACCCGAATGCGGTCGAGGTCAGCGGCCGGCACATTCTGATTCCGGTGACCAGCAGGATTCTCAACTACCTGAGCCAATTTGGAAGGTTGAATTATGCGGAGAAGCTGATCGCATATACGCCCGACCTTGCCAAGTACCACACGGGTAAGGTCATTGGTAAATCGACGCTGTGGGATGGGCTGGGCGGCGACGACGCCAACACCACCGGCGAGGCGAAACGCAACGGCAAGGCTGGAATGGTCACGCCCTACATGATCCCCGGGAATACGCGCACGATCACGCCGGGCATCGTCGCGCACGAGCTGGGTCACACCTTCGGCTTGCCGCTTCCGCAGAACGGCTCGCCCTGCGGCGTGTTCACGACGTGCGAGGAGTACGCGCGTTTCGGCGAGGGCGGCCGAGCGGCGGGGGAGGGCGTCTGGGTGCGCGGCCGTGATTTCGGCCTGACCGACGAACAGATCAAGATTCCGGCGAGCGCGCGAAACTTCATGGGTGTGAATCCGCTCTTCCGGGACGGGCCGAAGATCTTCACGTGGGTCGCCAAGGACGATTACGAGCACCTGCTGTCGAAGATGCGCAGCCTGTTTCGCGATCCCGAGGCTTTGCTCATCAGTTTCGAAATCTCGCAGGCCGGCGAAGTGACCCCGCAGCCGTGGTACACGTTCTGGACCAGCGACCTGTCTGAGAGCGACGACGAAGGCACGCACGCGGTGCGCCTGCTCGACGCCGAGGGCCGGGTGCTGGCCGAGCACAAGTTCTCGCCGACGTTCATTCGTGAAACTGAGCCGGCTATGGAAGATCCGACGGTGGACGCGACCGCGGTCACGATGGCGATCAAACGGCCGAGCGGGCTGGCACAGATCGAGATCGTCGCCGGCGACGAGATCGTCTTCGAACGTGACGTGACCGCCAGCGCGCCGGTCGTCGAAGTAATCGCCCCGGAAGGCGGCGAGACGCTCGCCGCCGGCAAATCGTTCACGCTGAGCTGGAAGGGCAGCGACGCCGACGGCGACGCGCTTCACTACGCGCTCTCATTCAGCGACGACAATGGCGCCACCTGGTCTCCCGTCGTTGTCGATTTGGACAAGCCCGAATTCGACTGGACGGCGCCGGATGCGCCGACGCGTTTCGGCCTCATCCGCATTTTCGCGACCGACGGCGTTAACACGTTTGACATTACCACCCAGCCGTTCACGATCACCGGCAGCGGCGAGAGCTCCGGACGCACCGGGCTGCTGGCCAGCGCGGGCCCCGGACAACAGGTGAAGGTCGGAGCAAAGGTCACGCTTGATGGCCGCGCCAGTCGCGACACTTCCGATCTCGATGCCGTCCTGACCCATCAGTGGCGTACGGTGGGCGTACCGACGGCGGACCGCGTCGAGCTCTCGGATGCGACGGCCGCGACGCCGACCTTCACCGCCGCGGCCGAGGGTCGATACCTGTTCGAGCTGGTCGTAAGCAAGGGGGGCCAGCAGAGCAAGCCGTCGCTGGTCACGATTACGGCGCTGGCGGGCGAAGTCGTCCAGCCGCCGACGCGTCGCGTCGCGCCGGCGAAAACGGACACCGCCGCGGGAGCGCCCGACGACGAGTCACCGGTCGATCTCATGCAGCCGGACGCCTGCGGGGCGGGCGCGTGCGGGGCGGGCGTGAGCGCCTTCATGCCGCTGATGTTCTCGGCGCTGCTCGGAATGAAGCGTCGCCCGCGTCGCCAGCCGAACAGGCGGTAG
- a CDS encoding FG-GAP repeat protein yields the protein MRMYRTIARSALLRAAALSAAAASFTVARADVMLVAGTDSGVPGQLRAFDASGSPVLTLSPFGGFSGGVRVAAGDLNGDGHPDVLAGAGPGAAGGNVQAYDGVSGALFRNFFAYDFGFSGGVFVAAGDVSGDGRPDIVTGTDAGAAGHVKVFDGVNGQEIRSFLAYGASFTGGVRVASADVNDDGFDDIITGAGGGPGGHVKVFDGSTGQELRSFFSYDGFSGGVYVAAGDVNGDGLADIITGAGAGAPHGHVKVFDGATGQLSANFFAFTGFTGGVRVATGDVAGDGTPYLAAALGEPSAGQLGIFSTGGTPLDGLLPFGPSYTGGIFVGAAAIPEPATITLLGLAALLMRQRR from the coding sequence ATGCGCATGTATCGGACCATCGCTCGCTCCGCGCTTCTGCGCGCGGCGGCCCTCAGCGCCGCCGCCGCCTCATTCACCGTCGCCCGCGCCGACGTGATGCTGGTGGCGGGGACCGACTCCGGCGTCCCCGGGCAGTTGCGGGCGTTTGACGCCAGCGGAAGTCCCGTGCTCACGCTCTCGCCCTTCGGCGGTTTCTCGGGCGGTGTGCGCGTGGCCGCGGGCGATCTGAATGGCGACGGCCATCCCGACGTACTTGCCGGCGCGGGGCCGGGAGCTGCGGGCGGAAACGTGCAAGCCTATGACGGCGTCAGCGGCGCGCTCTTTCGAAATTTCTTCGCCTACGACTTCGGCTTCTCGGGTGGCGTCTTCGTCGCCGCCGGCGACGTGAGCGGCGACGGGCGGCCCGATATCGTCACCGGCACGGACGCCGGCGCCGCCGGACACGTCAAGGTCTTCGACGGCGTCAACGGCCAGGAGATTCGCAGCTTTCTGGCGTATGGCGCGTCGTTCACCGGCGGCGTGCGCGTCGCCAGCGCTGACGTGAACGACGACGGCTTCGACGACATCATCACCGGCGCCGGCGGCGGCCCGGGCGGACACGTCAAGGTCTTCGACGGCAGCACCGGACAGGAGCTGCGCAGCTTCTTCTCGTACGACGGATTCAGCGGCGGCGTGTACGTCGCCGCGGGCGATGTCAATGGCGACGGCCTGGCCGACATCATCACCGGCGCGGGAGCCGGCGCACCCCACGGACACGTAAAAGTCTTCGACGGCGCGACCGGCCAGCTTTCCGCAAACTTCTTTGCATTCACCGGTTTCACTGGCGGCGTCCGCGTCGCGACCGGAGACGTCGCCGGCGACGGCACGCCCTACCTCGCCGCGGCGCTGGGCGAGCCCTCCGCCGGGCAGCTTGGGATCTTCTCGACGGGAGGCACGCCGCTGGACGGCTTGCTGCCCTTCGGGCCGTCCTACACGGGCGGCATTTTCGTCGGCGCGGCGGCGATTCCGGAGCCGGCGACGATCACCCTTCTCGGCCTTGCGGCGTTGCTCATGCGCCAGCGGCGATAA